One genomic window of Ziziphus jujuba cultivar Dongzao chromosome 4, ASM3175591v1 includes the following:
- the LOC107403816 gene encoding uncharacterized protein LOC107403816 codes for MAMACSNLGLGLYPKTRSLQVICRKKEKDRDNRHPYKVIEITPPPKNLGVRCFPSNLQCGESVTIEGNTYTISSVTHRYQLRKGKYEPSEKRLDVLSTGRYILNLYLENLLEQS; via the exons ATGGCAATGGCGTGTTCGAACCTGGGTTTGGGTTTGTACCCAAAG ACGCGGTCACTCCAAGTAATTtgcagaaagaaagaaaaagacagaGATAATCGCCACCCCTATAAAGTCATCGAAATTACTCCTCCGCCCAAGAATCTCGGCGTTCGTTGCTTTCCCTCC AACTTGCAATGTGGAGAGAGTGTGACGATAGAAGGGAATACTTATACAATCTCATCTGTAACTCATCGATACCAGCTCAGGAAAGGGAAATATGAACCTAGCGAGAAGAGGCTTGACGTTTTGTCCACAGGAAGATATATCCTTAATTTATATCTAGAGAATTTGCTTGAACAATCTTGA